The following coding sequences lie in one Deinococcus malanensis genomic window:
- a CDS encoding ArsR/SmtB family transcription factor codes for MSPAVHHDVLRALADPTRQQILEFLLRVEEARRRGECFAGTISQALGLSQPTISHHMKVLVDAGLVKATKKGTSVYYCLGNQGFQVLHDHLTPYLEATSETKETT; via the coding sequence ATGAGCCCTGCCGTCCACCACGATGTCCTCCGCGCCCTTGCCGACCCCACACGCCAACAGATTCTCGAATTCCTTCTGCGCGTCGAGGAAGCCAGACGCCGCGGAGAATGCTTCGCCGGCACCATCAGCCAGGCCCTCGGCCTCAGCCAACCCACCATCAGCCACCACATGAAAGTCCTGGTCGACGCCGGCCTCGTCAAAGCCACCAAAAAAGGCACCTCGGTCTACTACTGCCTCGGCAACCAGGGCTTTCAGGTTCTCCACGATCACCTCACGCCGTACCTCGAAGCCACCTCAGAGACAAAGGAGACAACATGA
- a CDS encoding Hsp20/alpha crystallin family protein codes for MMRFDPFREIEELTQRMDRAFAPSGDQNGQGARFAPPVDVHEDAHGLELTLDLPGVSPDSIQIEAESQTLSVQAERRYTRTEGRTAHRVERPYGTLTRTFSVPAKYDLTKVEADFDHGTLTIRVPRSEAAQKRSISVRNAGQLTSSRTIESGNTDNVSSKSVEHAD; via the coding sequence ATGATGCGATTTGATCCTTTCCGTGAAATCGAGGAACTCACCCAGCGCATGGACCGTGCCTTCGCCCCCTCGGGCGACCAGAATGGTCAGGGTGCGCGCTTCGCCCCTCCGGTCGACGTCCACGAGGACGCCCACGGCCTGGAACTGACCCTGGACCTGCCGGGCGTCTCACCAGACAGCATCCAGATCGAGGCGGAAAGCCAGACCCTCAGCGTTCAGGCCGAGCGCCGCTACACCCGCACCGAGGGCCGCACCGCTCACCGCGTCGAGCGCCCCTACGGCACGCTGACTCGCACGTTCAGTGTTCCCGCCAAGTACGACCTCACCAAGGTCGAGGCCGACTTCGATCACGGCACCCTGACCATCCGCGTTCCACGCAGTGAGGCTGCCCAGAAGCGCTCGATCAGTGTGCGGAATGCCGGGCAGCTGACGTCGTCCAGGACCATTGAGTCCGGAAACACCGATAACGTTTCGAGCAAGTCCGTCGAGCACGCTGATTAA